In the genome of Quercus robur chromosome 3, dhQueRobu3.1, whole genome shotgun sequence, one region contains:
- the LOC126718017 gene encoding peroxidase 11, with protein MSVPPISPTLTLQLSKKTKTATMAPSLNSNPLVLQILLLTLFILGTRLHASDPVLKLDYYASTCPTLFEIIKKEMECAVLADPRNAALILRLHFHDCFVQGCDGSILLDDTITLQGEKKASPNINSMKGFRIIDSIKNKLESECPGIVSCADILTTAARDAVILVGGPYWEVPLGRKDSITANYALANTNIPTADEGLLSIISKFLYQGLSVTDVVALSGAHTIGMARCTNFRSRIYGDFEATSGHDPISESHLSSLKSICPPNGGGDNNITAMDYVTPNLFDNSFYQILLKGEGLLNSDQEMYSSLFGIETKELVKKYAADTVAFFQQFSDSMVKLGNIINSDSFVTGEVRRNCRFVNT; from the exons ATGTCAGTCCCACCCATCTCTCCCACTCTCACTCTCCAATTAtccaagaaaaccaaaacaGCAACAATGGCACCTTCCCTCAATTCAAATCCCCTTGTTCTGCAAATCTTGCTTCTAACTTTGTTCATTCTTGGAACCAGATTACATGCAAGTGACCCTGTTCTAAAATTGGATTATTATGCATCTACTTGTCCAACTCTGTTCGAAATCATCAAGAAAGAAATGGAATGTGCAGTGCTAGCTGATCCACGTAACGCGGCCTTAATACTTCGATTACATTTCCACGATTGTTTTGTTCAG GGATGTGATGGGTCAATATTGCTGGATGACACAATCACACTACAAGGAGAGAAGAAAGCTTCCCCCAACATAAACTCTATGAAAGGTTTCAGAATTATTGATAGTATAAAGAACAAGCTTGAATCAGAGTGCCCCGGAATCGTTTCTTGTGCAGATATTCTCACCACTGCTGCAAGAGATGCAGTCATTCTG GTTGGTGGACCATATTGGGAAGTTCCTCTGGGAAGAAAGGATTCTATAACTGCAAATTATGCATTGGCAAACACAAATATTCCAACAGCAGATGAGGGCTTGCTCTCTATCATTTCTAAGTTTCTTTATCAAGGCCTCTCAGTTACAGATGTGGTGGCTCTATCAG GGGCACACACTATAGGCATGGCACGCTGCACCAATTTCCGATCAAGGATTTATGGAGACTTTGAAGCAACTTCAGGACATGATCCAATCTCTGAGTCACACCTCAGCAGCTTGAAATCTATCTGCCCACCCAATGGGGGTGGGGACAATAATATCACGGCCATGGACTATGTTACTCCTAACCTTTTTGACAATTCATTCTACCAAATACTATTGAAAGGTGAGGGACTACTTAACTCAGATCAAGAAATGTATTCAAGCTTGTTTGGAATTGAAACAAAGGAACTTGTGAAGAAGTATGCAGCAGATACAGTTGCTTTCTTCCAGCAATTCTCGGATTCGATGGTGAAATTGGGAAATATTATAAACTCGGATAGCTTTGTCACGGGAGAAGTTAGAAGGAATTGCAGATTTGTGAACACATGA
- the LOC126718016 gene encoding uncharacterized protein LOC126718016, with translation MEDVLTEIPPPSRFFQEDLNNFAPPSPPLPSPFLVFSNPKPNEPLRPSLLIVAISSPSLYLFHQLSSKTLIGTLILPEIPFSGNSIEPSLGHKSCNIYTHNDAHDSIIIISVQCSIAAHRSNVVAKLLIGEKIIPERVLILDSVQSQSFRGKLSPDETFAFKLETSSERKGLDDSSLLKGINYFPSGSVVDGLAAALLGRCQMRNIKGTLCVSWPQFGGAVVSLLKSLLQRNVLPGLDLSINADGVVSWTKDHSFDSELYT, from the coding sequence ATGGAAGATGTCCTAACAGAGATTCCCCCACCATCAAGGTTCTTTCAGGAAGATCTCAACAACTTCGCCCCTCCGTCACCCCCTCTCCCGTCTCCCTTCCTTGTGTTTTCTAACCCTAAACCAAATGAACCTCTCCGCCCCTCTCTCCTCATCGTGGCCATATCTTCCCCATCCCTATATCTCTTCCATCAACTCTCCTCTAAAACCCTTATTGGAACTCTTATTCTCCCTGAGATCCCTTTCTCTGGAAACTCTATTGAACCCTCTCTTGGACACAAATCCTGCAACATCTACACACATAATGATGCTCATGATTCAATTATCATCATCTCTGTTCAGTGCTCCATTGCTGCCCACAGATCTAACGTTGTTGCCAAGTTGCTGATTGGAGAAAAAATCATTCCTGAGAGGGTTCTGATATTGGATTCTGTTCAGAGTCAAAGCTTCCGAGGTAAGCTGTCACCAGATGAGACATTTGCTTTCAAGCTGGAGACATCATCAGAAAGAAAAGGGCTGGATGATTCATCGTTGTTGAAGGGTATAAACTATTTTCCATCAGGAAGTGTTGTAGATGGCTTGGCAGCTGCTCTGCTGGGCCGATGCCAGATGAGGAACATCAAGGGAACTCTCTGTGTTTCGTGGCCTCAATTTGGTGGGGCTGTGGTGTCCCTGCTTAAATCTCTTCTGCAGAGGAATGTGTTGCCAGGTTTGGACTTGAGCATAAATGCTGATGGTGTGGTTAGCTGGACCAAGGATCATTCTTTTGATTCTGAGTTGTACACCTAA